One part of the Sulfolobus tengchongensis genome encodes these proteins:
- a CDS encoding isochorismatase family cysteine hydrolase has protein sequence MKIEVPTIPEYNEVILDPTNTALIIVDMQNDFVRKNGKLVVPTAENTIPFIKELVNKARNAGVLIVYTQDWHMKDDPEFKIWGEHALAGTWGAEIVEELKPEKEDFIVKKYRYDAFFETSLDYILRVKNIKNTVITGTVANICVLHTAGSAALRWYNVIIPKDSISAITEFDYYATLRQVDFLYKGKVTNSAGIKFER, from the coding sequence ATGAAAATTGAAGTCCCCACTATCCCAGAATATAATGAAGTTATCTTAGATCCCACTAATACTGCACTAATAATTGTAGATATGCAAAATGATTTTGTGAGAAAAAATGGTAAATTAGTAGTTCCTACTGCTGAAAATACAATACCATTTATAAAGGAACTAGTAAATAAAGCTAGAAACGCTGGTGTGTTGATAGTATATACTCAAGATTGGCACATGAAGGATGATCCAGAGTTTAAGATATGGGGTGAACACGCGTTGGCAGGAACTTGGGGGGCTGAGATAGTAGAGGAACTAAAGCCAGAAAAAGAAGATTTCATAGTAAAGAAATATAGATATGATGCATTTTTTGAGACATCTTTAGATTATATCCTTAGAGTGAAAAACATCAAAAATACTGTAATTACTGGCACTGTAGCAAATATTTGTGTGCTACATACTGCAGGTAGTGCAGCATTAAGGTGGTATAATGTAATAATACCTAAGGATTCAATATCGGCAATAACCGAGTTTGACTATTACGCAACATTAAGACAAGTTGACTTTTTATATAAGGGTAAGGTAACTAATTCAGCAGGTATTAAGTTTGAAAGGTAG
- a CDS encoding DHH family phosphoesterase, whose protein sequence is MEYYAIVHNDFDGTASAAVYARAVGSLPKTTFFTEPNKLHSLLGSLELRGVYNIMIADLGINASTFNNIISELKRLIDQGAKIEWFDHHVWKEEWKDELRKIGVNVYHDTSTCGAGVIYKYKNPNDEFSRKLASADCSVDIWLHNDPMGEKLRRIVENNKDFSWKNELIKIFFNGILWNETFDKILEEVVSKELEGYKKVMKSYKLINVDGQKVVVAVRWKGPPDISYASQFLMTRTGASVFASANGKSISFRSRDIDVRQFAVKLGGGGHPLAAGAQLKVPLIYRFLNKLGVKGPMLNWVSKVVQNTILEIGFNKYQDNSKDKKNVSLY, encoded by the coding sequence TTGGAATATTACGCTATTGTTCATAATGACTTCGACGGTACTGCGTCTGCTGCAGTATATGCTAGAGCAGTAGGTTCATTACCTAAGACTACCTTCTTTACAGAACCAAATAAATTACATTCACTTTTAGGATCATTGGAGCTTAGAGGAGTGTATAATATCATGATAGCTGATCTAGGAATAAATGCTAGTACTTTTAATAATATTATAAGTGAGCTGAAAAGGCTTATAGATCAAGGAGCTAAGATAGAGTGGTTTGATCATCATGTATGGAAAGAAGAATGGAAAGATGAGTTAAGAAAAATAGGAGTTAACGTATATCATGATACTTCTACATGCGGTGCAGGAGTTATATATAAATATAAGAACCCTAATGATGAATTCTCTAGAAAATTAGCATCTGCGGATTGTTCAGTTGACATATGGCTTCATAATGATCCCATGGGAGAGAAGCTTAGGAGAATAGTTGAGAATAATAAGGATTTCTCATGGAAAAATGAATTAATAAAAATTTTCTTTAATGGAATATTATGGAATGAGACCTTCGATAAAATACTAGAGGAAGTAGTTTCGAAAGAATTGGAGGGATATAAAAAGGTTATGAAAAGCTATAAACTAATAAACGTTGATGGGCAAAAAGTAGTAGTCGCAGTTAGATGGAAAGGTCCCCCAGATATTAGTTATGCATCACAATTTTTAATGACAAGGACTGGTGCTTCAGTGTTTGCTTCAGCTAATGGTAAAAGCATATCTTTTAGAAGTAGGGATATTGACGTAAGGCAGTTTGCAGTTAAGTTAGGAGGTGGAGGGCATCCATTGGCAGCAGGTGCTCAATTAAAAGTACCACTAATATATAGATTTCTTAATAAGCTTGGAGTTAAAGGTCCAATGTTAAATTGGGTTTCAAAGGTTGTGCAGAACACAATTTTAGAAATAGGTTTTAATAAATATCAAGATAATAGCAAGGACAAAAAGAATGTTTCGCTTTATTAA
- a CDS encoding metallophosphoesterase family protein, translated as MLIISTSDIHSPKYLNEFFLALRDIIDIKADLAILAGDLVERGYYQHFSPIYEALKKRVKHIISTFGNEDFVENRKYYREKYSDIIWLEDDKTEIDVGGRKILIVGSEGVLEKPTVWQASNGVDENFYMRRLEKITEMICNSKADIKILVTHYASTFQTVFGERKSVYPYLGYRVIEELSLKGKECLPNIALHGHAHFAKRTFSLVKNVRVYNVALPANKRLVTIQTLL; from the coding sequence GTGCTTATTATCTCGACTTCAGACATACACTCGCCAAAGTATTTGAATGAATTCTTTCTAGCCTTAAGGGATATTATAGATATTAAAGCTGACTTAGCAATATTGGCGGGTGATCTAGTAGAGAGGGGGTATTACCAACATTTCAGTCCAATATACGAGGCCTTAAAAAAGAGAGTAAAGCACATAATATCCACGTTTGGAAATGAGGATTTTGTAGAAAATAGAAAGTATTATAGAGAAAAATACAGTGATATAATTTGGCTAGAAGACGATAAGACAGAAATTGATGTCGGTGGGCGGAAAATTCTGATAGTTGGCAGTGAAGGTGTTTTGGAAAAACCCACCGTTTGGCAAGCTAGTAATGGCGTAGATGAGAATTTTTACATGAGGAGACTAGAAAAAATTACTGAAATGATTTGCAATTCCAAGGCAGACATTAAAATTCTAGTGACACACTACGCTAGTACATTTCAAACAGTATTTGGCGAGCGAAAAAGTGTTTATCCATATCTAGGATATAGAGTGATAGAAGAATTATCGTTAAAGGGAAAAGAATGTCTGCCCAATATAGCACTTCACGGTCATGCTCACTTTGCCAAAAGAACTTTTTCCTTAGTTAAAAACGTTAGAGTATACAATGTAGCATTACCTGCAAATAAGAGGTTAGTAACAATACAGACTCTTCTTTAA
- a CDS encoding KaiC domain-containing protein, which translates to MVSRISSGIPDFDKLIQGGIPQGFFVALTGEPGTGKTIFSLHFVSQGLRDGDPCIYVTTEESRDSIIRQAKQFNWDFDEYIEKKLIIIDALMKEKEDQWSLVNLSPDELVNKIIEAKQKLGYGKARLVIDSVSALFLDKPAMARKISYYLKRVLNKWNFTIYATSQYAITTSQAFGFGVEHVADGIIRFRRLIRNGELHRYILIEKMRQTDHDKHVWEIDIVNGKGIVLKGRLDERREDYALPEKVKRRIIESNEKVENELK; encoded by the coding sequence ATGGTAAGTAGGATATCCAGTGGAATACCAGACTTCGATAAACTAATACAAGGTGGGATACCTCAAGGATTCTTTGTAGCGCTTACGGGAGAACCGGGTACCGGCAAGACGATATTTTCATTACACTTCGTATCACAAGGATTGAGAGATGGGGATCCTTGTATTTATGTAACAACTGAAGAAAGTAGAGATTCAATAATCAGACAGGCTAAACAATTCAATTGGGATTTCGATGAATATATAGAAAAGAAATTGATAATTATCGATGCGTTAATGAAGGAAAAGGAGGATCAGTGGTCACTTGTAAATCTCTCCCCGGATGAGTTAGTGAACAAAATAATAGAAGCTAAGCAGAAGTTAGGCTATGGTAAAGCTCGATTAGTAATAGATTCTGTAAGCGCATTATTCTTAGATAAACCCGCAATGGCTAGAAAAATAAGCTATTATCTTAAGAGAGTTCTAAATAAATGGAATTTTACAATATATGCGACATCACAATATGCCATAACCACATCACAAGCTTTTGGATTTGGTGTAGAGCATGTTGCCGATGGGATAATAAGATTTAGACGGCTAATAAGAAATGGCGAATTACATAGATATATATTGATTGAGAAAATGAGGCAAACTGATCACGATAAGCATGTATGGGAAATAGACATTGTGAATGGGAAAGGAATCGTTCTAAAGGGCAGGTTGGATGAGAGGAGAGAGGATTACGCGTTACCGGAGAAAGTAAAAAGACGTATCATAGAAAGCAACGAGAAAGTTGAGAATGAATTGAAATGA
- the hel308 gene encoding ATP-dependent DNA helicase Hel308 — translation MSVELEWMLIDDLQLPKEAIEILRNRGISKLNPPQTEAVKKGLLDGNRLLLTSPTGSGKTLIAELGMISFLLKKGGKAVYVTPLRALTNEKYTTFKDWEKIGFKVAMTSGDYDTDDAWLKNYDIIVTTYEKLDSLWRHRPNWLNEVNYFVLDELHYLNDPERGPVVESVAIRAKRKNLLALSATISNYKQIGKWLNAEAVATNWRPVPLIEGVMYPEKKKKKEYTVIFKDNTTKKVIGDDPIIAYTLDSLSRNGQVLVFRNSRRMAESTAYKIANYMNFINLDEKGLAEVVKQLDDIEEGGSNEKEELKSLISKGIAYHHAGLSKSLRDVIEEAFRQRKIKVIVATPTLAAGVNLPARTVIIGDIYRFNKRIAGFQEEIPVMEYKQMSGRAGRPGYDDIGEAIIIVRDKENADRVFKKYILSSVEPIESKLGSERAFYTFLLGLLSAEGDMSEKELAKFAYESLLPRSLVDIYFDRAINWLTDHSFIKEQGDILTLTNFGKRVADLYINPFTADIVRKGLEDHKSACDIAYFHLLAYTPDGPLVSVSSNEEEELTEIVEDLDCELLIDEPYEEDEQSLYINALKVALIIKDWIEEVDEDTILGKYNIGSGDLRNIVETMDWLTYSAYQLSKELKLEDHYDKLRILNSRVKDGIKEELLELVQISGIGRKRARLLYNNGIKGLGDVIMNPEKVKSLLGSKLGEKVVQEAARLLNRFH, via the coding sequence ATGAGTGTGGAGTTAGAGTGGATGCTAATAGACGATTTACAATTGCCCAAGGAAGCAATTGAAATTCTAAGAAATAGGGGAATATCTAAGCTTAATCCACCACAAACTGAAGCCGTTAAAAAGGGGTTATTAGATGGAAATAGGCTTTTACTTACCTCACCAACTGGTTCTGGTAAAACGTTAATAGCAGAGCTTGGAATGATTTCTTTTCTCCTAAAAAAGGGAGGTAAGGCCGTATATGTAACCCCCCTAAGGGCTTTAACAAATGAAAAATATACAACATTTAAGGATTGGGAAAAGATAGGATTTAAGGTAGCTATGACCTCTGGAGATTACGATACAGACGACGCGTGGTTAAAAAACTATGATATTATAGTAACCACATATGAAAAACTGGACTCATTATGGCGTCATAGACCCAATTGGCTTAATGAGGTTAATTATTTTGTACTAGACGAGTTACACTATTTGAATGATCCAGAAAGGGGACCAGTAGTAGAAAGCGTAGCAATAAGAGCTAAAAGGAAAAATCTATTGGCATTAAGTGCGACGATAAGTAATTATAAACAAATAGGGAAGTGGTTAAATGCAGAGGCAGTAGCCACAAACTGGAGACCCGTCCCCCTTATAGAAGGGGTTATGTATCCAGAAAAGAAGAAGAAAAAAGAGTACACGGTTATTTTCAAGGATAATACTACTAAGAAGGTTATTGGCGATGATCCAATAATAGCTTATACATTAGATAGCCTTAGTAGAAATGGTCAGGTCTTAGTTTTTAGAAATTCTAGGAGAATGGCTGAAAGTACTGCCTATAAGATTGCGAATTACATGAATTTCATTAACCTTGATGAAAAAGGCTTAGCTGAAGTTGTAAAACAGTTAGATGACATTGAAGAGGGAGGTAGTAATGAAAAGGAGGAGCTTAAATCATTAATAAGTAAAGGTATCGCCTATCATCATGCTGGATTGTCCAAGTCATTAAGGGATGTAATCGAGGAGGCCTTTAGGCAAAGAAAGATAAAAGTGATAGTTGCCACACCAACTTTGGCTGCTGGAGTCAATCTGCCTGCCAGGACGGTAATAATAGGAGATATATACAGATTCAACAAAAGGATTGCGGGATTTCAGGAGGAAATTCCGGTTATGGAATATAAACAAATGAGCGGAAGAGCAGGAAGGCCCGGTTATGACGATATTGGAGAAGCGATAATTATAGTCAGAGATAAAGAAAATGCAGATAGAGTATTTAAGAAATATATATTATCTAGTGTCGAACCTATTGAATCTAAACTAGGTAGTGAAAGAGCCTTTTATACGTTCTTACTGGGCCTTCTCTCAGCTGAAGGGGATATGAGTGAAAAGGAATTAGCTAAATTCGCCTATGAGTCATTACTTCCTAGATCACTGGTTGACATATATTTCGATAGGGCAATAAACTGGTTAACAGACCATTCCTTCATTAAAGAGCAAGGAGATATTTTAACATTAACCAATTTTGGAAAAAGAGTAGCTGATTTGTACATAAATCCTTTCACTGCAGATATAGTAAGGAAAGGATTAGAGGATCATAAATCAGCTTGTGATATAGCGTATTTTCATCTATTAGCATACACTCCGGATGGTCCATTAGTATCCGTTAGTAGTAATGAAGAAGAAGAATTAACTGAAATTGTTGAAGATTTGGACTGCGAACTATTAATAGATGAGCCTTATGAGGAAGATGAGCAATCCTTATACATAAATGCCCTGAAGGTCGCTTTAATCATAAAAGATTGGATAGAGGAAGTCGATGAAGATACCATATTAGGTAAGTATAATATAGGATCTGGGGATTTAAGGAACATTGTTGAGACCATGGACTGGTTAACTTATAGTGCGTACCAATTGTCTAAAGAGCTAAAATTAGAGGATCATTATGATAAGCTTAGAATCTTGAACTCAAGGGTTAAGGACGGTATTAAAGAGGAGTTATTAGAATTGGTTCAAATAAGCGGTATAGGCAGAAAGAGAGCAAGGTTATTGTATAACAATGGTATTAAGGGATTAGGTGATGTAATAATGAATCCAGAGAAGGTAAAAAGCTTATTAGGTTCTAAACTTGGTGAAAAAGTTGTCCAAGAAGCTGCAAGACTACTTAATAGATTTCATTAA
- a CDS encoding dual specificity protein phosphatase family protein, with product MYWVRKKVIGGSSIPYTVNEILEWKKEGVKRILVLPEDWEIEESWGDKEYYLSTLKSHGFKYLHVPIPDGGIPTDSQFITIMRWLLSEKEGNLVHCIGGLGRTGTILASYLILIEGLDASSAIDEVRSVRPGAVGSYEQEMFLLRVEGMRKDWLRNIYSNF from the coding sequence ATGTACTGGGTTAGGAAAAAAGTAATAGGTGGGTCTAGTATACCATATACTGTAAATGAAATCTTAGAGTGGAAAAAAGAGGGCGTGAAAAGAATACTAGTATTACCAGAAGATTGGGAGATTGAAGAAAGTTGGGGGGATAAGGAATACTATCTATCAACACTTAAGAGCCATGGCTTTAAGTATCTTCACGTGCCTATTCCAGATGGAGGGATTCCTACTGATTCTCAGTTTATTACAATCATGAGATGGTTATTAAGCGAAAAAGAAGGAAATTTAGTTCATTGTATAGGTGGGTTAGGCAGAACTGGTACAATTTTAGCTAGTTATCTAATTTTAATTGAAGGTTTGGACGCTAGCTCTGCAATTGATGAAGTAAGGTCTGTGAGGCCTGGTGCAGTAGGATCGTATGAACAGGAAATGTTTCTATTACGAGTGGAAGGGATGAGAAAGGATTGGTTGAGAAACATCTACTCGAATTTCTAG
- a CDS encoding ribbon-helix-helix domain-containing protein: MFMYLYYILFLICMTSLKKADNNMINDNIIEFELDMTGTTTISFKLEEDLVNKIDEIYKVLGYANRSDFIRDAIIHYLGYLKKNDNTNSKHS, encoded by the coding sequence ATGTTTATGTACTTATATTATATACTATTTTTGATCTGCATGACATCTTTAAAGAAGGCCGACAATAATATGATTAATGATAATATCATTGAATTCGAACTGGATATGACGGGGACAACTACGATATCTTTCAAACTTGAGGAGGACCTCGTTAATAAGATTGATGAGATATACAAAGTTTTAGGATATGCTAACAGAAGCGATTTTATAAGGGATGCTATAATCCACTATTTAGGGTATTTAAAGAAAAATGATAACACAAACTCAAAGCATTCTTAA
- a CDS encoding inorganic phosphate transporter — MITQTQSILNFILFITGLISCYIIGANNNATSLGILFATNAIKRKHAYILNMISILVGVIVGSLTMLHSVYGIISGNELYVIIEILTALLSSIITFYYLNKSGIPSSLSQTFYPSIAILTLISRGLIKLDWVKFWIIVSSWIISPVVAIGISLLLYTMLNRLIKSETHIIRQIVIYKNLIVIASAFTSFIVGANAIGIIVSSALIAEPIYIILPLYGVASAIGVLTSQRIAIRVGFRITKLGYLGASSAIIGSNIINEIFTLFGIPLSITQTIVGGIIGLSFRSFTSDVRKQVNQIFRSWSTSPVFSIILSLAIFGVIKSILGL; from the coding sequence ATGATAACACAAACTCAAAGCATTCTTAATTTTATATTATTTATTACTGGATTAATATCATGCTATATTATAGGGGCTAATAACAATGCTACGTCATTAGGTATATTGTTTGCAACAAATGCAATAAAAAGAAAACATGCATATATTCTAAATATGATTTCTATTTTAGTTGGTGTAATAGTAGGCAGTTTAACTATGCTACATAGCGTCTATGGAATAATATCAGGGAATGAATTATATGTCATTATAGAAATCTTGACTGCTTTATTGTCTTCAATCATAACGTTTTATTATTTGAATAAATCTGGAATTCCATCTTCGTTAAGTCAAACTTTTTACCCTTCTATTGCTATATTAACCTTAATATCACGAGGTTTGATAAAGTTAGATTGGGTCAAATTTTGGATAATAGTAAGTTCATGGATAATATCGCCCGTAGTTGCAATTGGTATCTCCCTTCTCCTATATACAATGTTGAATAGGCTGATAAAATCGGAAACCCATATCATTCGACAGATTGTTATATATAAGAATTTAATAGTGATAGCATCCGCTTTCACTTCATTTATAGTAGGAGCGAACGCAATAGGAATTATAGTATCATCAGCTTTGATAGCTGAACCAATTTATATTATATTGCCACTGTATGGAGTGGCTTCAGCTATAGGGGTTTTAACTAGCCAAAGGATTGCAATTAGAGTGGGATTTCGTATAACTAAGTTAGGATATCTAGGAGCTTCGTCTGCAATAATAGGGAGTAATATAATAAACGAAATATTTACTCTCTTTGGAATACCATTATCCATAACTCAAACCATAGTAGGTGGAATAATAGGACTTAGCTTTAGAAGTTTTACATCAGATGTTAGAAAACAAGTAAATCAGATATTTAGAAGCTGGTCAACATCTCCTGTTTTCTCAATAATCTTATCATTAGCAATTTTTGGAGTAATAAAAAGTATATTAGGCCTTTAA
- a CDS encoding GMP synthase subunit A, which yields MKVGLVYYGGQYNHLILKNVKYLGSDIEAVIPDKPVEYMKKFDCVIFSGGPYSVASEIQKMGNSPLYIKELKVPILGICLGHQLIAHVLGGIVRKALNPEYGLTRINIFEEDTILKGFPPQINVWESHTDEVVEPPPNFRILASSSNARVQAMVNSDNTIFGVQFHPEVKHTEKGIDIFKNFLMACKK from the coding sequence GTGAAAGTAGGTTTAGTTTATTATGGGGGACAGTATAATCACTTAATATTAAAAAACGTCAAGTACTTAGGGTCTGACATAGAAGCCGTAATTCCAGATAAACCGGTAGAATACATGAAGAAATTTGATTGTGTCATATTTAGTGGAGGTCCCTATTCGGTAGCCTCTGAAATACAAAAAATGGGAAACTCACCGCTTTATATAAAGGAGTTGAAAGTTCCGATCTTAGGTATATGTTTAGGACATCAACTAATTGCGCATGTACTAGGTGGTATTGTAAGGAAGGCTTTAAATCCAGAGTATGGGCTTACTAGAATAAATATATTTGAAGAGGATACTATTCTTAAAGGTTTCCCACCCCAAATTAACGTTTGGGAAAGTCACACTGATGAGGTAGTTGAACCACCACCTAACTTTAGAATACTAGCTAGTAGTAGTAATGCTAGAGTTCAAGCCATGGTAAATTCTGATAATACGATATTTGGAGTTCAATTTCACCCTGAAGTGAAACATACTGAGAAGGGAATTGATATATTTAAGAATTTTCTAATGGCCTGTAAGAAGTAA
- a CDS encoding endonuclease V: MVEKHLLEFLEKLQFLISRNINIEHYGIEKIKRICGVDVAYKGNIGFSVAVSMDVSTEEYQYKSYSGEVSFPYIPGFLFMREAPIMMKAIEGLECDLLLVDGHGLAHPRKSGIATVIGVLLDFPTIGVAKSRLAGELITEGDIVYVYLGGQKVGVKFGRFFYSPGNKVDLQDCIDLGRRGYPKVLKIADMLTKKLKKE, encoded by the coding sequence TTGGTTGAGAAACATCTACTCGAATTTCTAGAAAAATTGCAGTTTCTTATATCTAGGAATATAAATATTGAGCATTATGGTATTGAGAAGATTAAGAGAATTTGCGGTGTAGATGTAGCATATAAGGGAAATATAGGATTTTCAGTAGCTGTTAGCATGGATGTAAGTACTGAAGAGTATCAGTATAAATCATATAGTGGCGAGGTTAGTTTCCCCTATATTCCGGGTTTTCTCTTTATGAGAGAAGCACCTATAATGATGAAAGCAATAGAGGGACTGGAATGTGATTTACTTTTAGTAGATGGTCATGGATTAGCTCATCCAAGAAAGAGTGGAATAGCTACAGTTATTGGAGTTCTTTTAGATTTTCCTACGATTGGCGTAGCAAAGTCAAGGCTTGCAGGAGAATTGATTACGGAAGGTGATATAGTTTACGTCTATCTAGGTGGACAGAAAGTTGGGGTGAAATTTGGTAGATTCTTTTACAGTCCAGGGAATAAGGTTGATCTGCAAGATTGTATAGATCTTGGAAGAAGAGGATATCCTAAAGTCTTAAAAATAGCTGATATGCTTACTAAGAAGTTAAAAAAGGAATAA
- a CDS encoding DUF47 domain-containing protein yields MFKLRFNNKEEEVFERLTYTTELIGEAVKILQSEMEYVRRGSYDQIPTHLIKIKSLHEKAEIIREEILSTLYGEAFLPDFKESMVMLTQALFNTLSSVKDAARALGSRKIDPKCMNVLAEMLNTYLALVNEATVKIHELSRYLSSDMEAALKIGREIQAMEREGDDIKDALLQRLYEIEKEVDIISILQMKDIILFIDDILDSLEDATLSIEVFYATLKA; encoded by the coding sequence ATGTTTAAGCTAAGATTTAACAATAAAGAAGAAGAAGTGTTTGAAAGATTAACGTATACTACTGAGCTTATAGGTGAGGCAGTGAAAATTCTGCAAAGTGAAATGGAATATGTAAGGAGAGGTAGTTATGATCAAATTCCAACACATTTAATCAAAATAAAATCTCTTCATGAAAAAGCTGAGATTATACGTGAAGAAATACTTTCAACGCTTTATGGTGAAGCTTTCTTACCGGACTTTAAAGAGTCTATGGTGATGTTAACACAGGCCCTTTTTAATACACTAAGTTCGGTGAAGGACGCAGCAAGGGCTTTAGGTTCTAGAAAAATAGATCCTAAATGCATGAATGTATTAGCGGAAATGTTGAACACTTACTTAGCATTAGTTAATGAGGCAACAGTTAAAATTCACGAGTTGTCTAGATATTTAAGTTCCGACATGGAAGCAGCGTTAAAGATAGGTAGGGAAATACAAGCTATGGAGAGAGAAGGTGACGATATTAAAGACGCTCTCTTACAAAGGCTTTACGAGATAGAGAAGGAGGTCGATATCATAAGTATATTACAAATGAAAGATATAATCCTATTCATAGATGATATCTTAGATTCATTGGAGGATGCCACGTTAAGTATAGAAGTTTTCTACGCAACGTTAAAGGCCTAA
- a CDS encoding DUF763 domain-containing protein, whose product MEVEGIADLPLHTGHVPAWLIPIMRRLSKAIIEVMLIEWGPQKVVERFSNPLWFQAFNNVIGMDWDSSGSTTVTLGILKDVIDPKNHGFAVLGGKGKNALKVPEEIDRLPFDIDKNKIKRISKIVAKVDTTLVQDGHQLYHHSLLLTEDGKWSIVQQGMNVETKFARRYHWKETDNFVVEPHSAIAGVKSNTVVNVIEKDRDKTRKLLLDLLRENPSKIISLYNKAKALLNGQATLDMWIKGGSIAFVSKEARLVYMKPVDVNRIQQVLNEIYETKPLTFEEALINGLGPSTARALYLIADLIYNEPPSYNDPVNYPYDPFKYALAIGGKDGIPYPVNRRVAWEVIYTLEDFITKAKMEEKDKEFALRKLKELAKNRE is encoded by the coding sequence ATGGAAGTTGAAGGAATCGCAGATCTTCCTTTACATACTGGTCATGTTCCTGCTTGGCTAATACCTATTATGAGACGATTATCAAAAGCCATAATTGAGGTTATGCTTATAGAATGGGGACCTCAAAAAGTTGTAGAGAGATTTTCAAATCCTCTATGGTTTCAAGCATTTAATAATGTCATCGGTATGGATTGGGACTCATCTGGTTCCACTACTGTGACTTTAGGCATTTTAAAGGACGTTATTGATCCTAAAAATCATGGGTTTGCAGTACTTGGCGGAAAAGGAAAAAATGCTTTAAAAGTTCCAGAGGAAATAGATAGATTGCCTTTTGACATAGATAAAAATAAAATTAAAAGGATAAGTAAAATTGTAGCAAAAGTAGATACTACGTTAGTTCAAGATGGCCATCAACTTTATCATCACTCTCTTCTCTTAACTGAGGATGGTAAATGGAGTATAGTTCAACAAGGAATGAATGTTGAGACTAAATTCGCTAGGAGGTATCATTGGAAGGAAACTGATAATTTCGTAGTGGAACCTCACTCTGCTATTGCAGGTGTTAAAAGCAATACTGTTGTTAATGTTATAGAAAAGGATAGAGATAAGACAAGAAAACTTTTATTAGATTTACTAAGGGAAAATCCAAGCAAAATTATATCTCTGTATAATAAGGCTAAAGCTCTTCTTAATGGACAGGCAACTCTAGATATGTGGATAAAGGGCGGATCAATAGCTTTCGTATCTAAGGAAGCTAGATTAGTGTATATGAAGCCCGTAGATGTCAACAGAATTCAACAGGTTTTAAATGAAATTTATGAGACTAAACCACTTACATTCGAAGAAGCCTTGATTAACGGTTTAGGTCCTTCTACCGCTAGAGCACTCTACCTAATTGCTGATTTAATATATAATGAGCCTCCATCCTATAATGACCCAGTAAATTATCCATATGATCCATTCAAATACGCTCTCGCAATTGGGGGGAAAGATGGAATACCTTACCCAGTAAATAGAAGAGTAGCATGGGAGGTTATATATACTTTAGAAGACTTTATAACTAAAGCTAAGATGGAGGAGAAAGATAAAGAGTTCGCGTTAAGAAAGTTAAAGGAATTAGCTAAGAACAGAGAATAG